The Sphingopyxis fribergensis genome contains a region encoding:
- a CDS encoding MFS transporter, with amino-acid sequence MKINFPLLALATGAFGIGITEFAPMGLLPDMAEGLGVSIPAAGLLVSAYALGVMLGAPLMTLTTARMNRRTLLIGLMAIFTLGNFLSAIADDYATLMAARVITSLNHGAFFGVGSVVAASLVAPERRASAVAAMFMGLTLANVIGVPLAPWVGETFGWRTAFGIIAIWGLITMAALRFALPDIGRDAGGNILAELGVLKRREVLIALALTAIGSSAMFTVFTYIAPILTEATGAGTLFVTAMLVIYGLGLTAGNWLGGVFADRSIDRTLIVSLAALAALLLLFAGTMYSPIAAAVTIFLWGIATFAIVPPLQMRVMEAASDAPNLASAVNIGAFNLGNAIGAAVGGGVIGLGLGFPAVSMAGAVMALAGLGIVLASRAQKSSSLAGA; translated from the coding sequence ATGAAAATCAACTTTCCTCTCCTCGCGCTCGCGACGGGGGCTTTCGGCATCGGCATCACCGAATTCGCGCCGATGGGCTTGCTGCCCGACATGGCCGAAGGGCTGGGCGTGTCGATCCCCGCCGCGGGGCTGCTCGTTTCAGCCTATGCGCTCGGCGTGATGCTCGGCGCGCCGCTGATGACGCTCACCACCGCGCGGATGAACCGCCGGACCTTGCTGATCGGCCTGATGGCGATCTTCACGCTCGGCAATTTCCTTTCCGCCATCGCGGACGACTATGCGACTTTGATGGCCGCGCGCGTCATTACCTCGCTCAACCACGGCGCGTTCTTCGGCGTCGGTTCGGTCGTCGCGGCGAGCCTTGTCGCGCCCGAAAGGCGTGCGAGCGCGGTCGCGGCGATGTTCATGGGGCTGACGCTCGCCAATGTCATCGGCGTCCCGCTCGCGCCATGGGTCGGCGAGACATTCGGCTGGCGCACCGCCTTCGGCATCATCGCGATCTGGGGCCTCATCACCATGGCAGCGCTTCGTTTCGCGCTTCCCGACATCGGCCGCGACGCGGGTGGCAACATACTCGCCGAACTCGGCGTGCTGAAGCGCCGCGAGGTGCTGATCGCGCTTGCGCTCACCGCGATCGGTTCGTCGGCGATGTTCACCGTCTTCACCTATATCGCGCCGATCCTGACCGAAGCGACGGGGGCAGGGACATTGTTCGTGACCGCGATGCTGGTGATCTACGGGCTTGGTCTCACCGCCGGCAACTGGCTCGGCGGGGTCTTCGCCGACCGCTCGATCGACCGCACGCTGATCGTCTCACTCGCGGCGCTCGCCGCGCTGCTGCTGCTGTTCGCCGGGACCATGTACTCGCCCATCGCGGCGGCGGTCACGATTTTCCTGTGGGGCATCGCGACCTTCGCCATCGTCCCGCCGCTCCAGATGCGCGTGATGGAGGCGGCGTCGGATGCGCCCAACCTCGCCTCGGCGGTCAATATCGGCGCGTTCAACCTCGGCAATGCGATCGGCGCCGCGGTCGGCGGCGGGGTGATCGGTCTCGGCCTCGGTTTTCCCGCGGTATCGATGGCGGGCGCGGTGATGGCGCTTGCCGGTCTCGGCATCGTGCTCGCATCGCGCGCGCAAAAATCTTCGTCGCTCGCCGGGGCCTGA
- the bfr gene encoding bacterioferritin, which translates to MKGDEKVIDFLNEALKNELTAINQYWLHYRMLDNWGVARLAKFEREESIDEMKHADQLADRILFLGGLPNFQMLGRLRVGETVEEILKADLALEEEAIPLLKDAMAHSESVRDYVSRDLFGSILESEEHHVDELEKQFEMIERMGIENYIQLQSKPAGDD; encoded by the coding sequence ATGAAGGGCGACGAAAAGGTCATCGATTTCCTCAATGAGGCGCTCAAGAACGAGCTGACCGCGATAAACCAATATTGGCTGCACTATCGCATGCTCGACAATTGGGGCGTCGCGCGCCTCGCCAAGTTCGAGCGCGAAGAGTCGATCGACGAGATGAAGCATGCCGACCAATTGGCCGACCGCATCCTCTTCCTCGGCGGCCTCCCCAATTTCCAGATGCTCGGACGCCTCCGCGTCGGCGAGACGGTCGAGGAAATCCTGAAAGCTGACCTCGCGCTCGAAGAAGAAGCGATCCCGCTGCTCAAAGACGCGATGGCGCACAGCGAAAGCGTGCGCGACTATGTCAGCCGCGACCTGTTCGGGTCGATCCTCGAAAGCGAAGAACATCATGTCGACGAGCTGGAAAAGCAGTTCGAGATGATCGAGCGCATGGGAATCGAAAATTACATCCAGCTCCAGTCGAAGCCTGCGGGCGACGATTAA
- a CDS encoding aldo/keto reductase — MEYRQLGSSGMRVPALSFGTGTFGGQGPLFSAWGTTDAAEARRLIDISLDAGVTLFDTADVYSNGASEAILGEAIKGRRGAVLISTKTGLPMGDGPQDWGASRSRLIRAVEDALRRLGTDHIDLLQLHAFDASTPVDELMDTLGALVAAGKLRYAGVSNYPGWQLMKAQAAADRLGTPRLVAHQVYYSLIGRAYEADLMPLAADQGVGALVWSPLGWGRLTGKIGRDRPAPAGSRLHETEQFAPPVADELLYRVIDALEAVAAGTGKTVPQVAINWLLRRPTVSSVIIGARNEEQLRQNLGAIGWALTAEQVAALDAASDVLPPYPHTPYRQQAGFARLNPPLV; from the coding sequence ATGGAATATCGTCAACTGGGTTCGTCGGGGATGCGCGTTCCGGCCTTGAGTTTCGGGACCGGCACCTTCGGCGGCCAGGGGCCGCTGTTCAGCGCCTGGGGCACAACCGACGCCGCCGAGGCGCGCCGCCTGATCGACATCAGCCTCGACGCCGGGGTCACGCTGTTCGACACCGCCGACGTCTATTCGAACGGCGCATCAGAGGCGATCCTCGGCGAGGCGATCAAGGGGCGCCGTGGCGCCGTGCTCATCTCGACCAAGACCGGCCTGCCGATGGGCGACGGGCCGCAGGATTGGGGCGCCTCGCGCTCGCGCCTGATCCGCGCGGTCGAGGATGCGCTTCGCCGCCTTGGCACCGACCATATCGACCTGCTGCAGCTCCACGCCTTCGACGCCTCGACCCCGGTCGACGAATTGATGGATACGCTCGGGGCGCTCGTCGCTGCGGGCAAGCTGCGCTACGCCGGCGTCTCCAACTATCCGGGCTGGCAGCTGATGAAGGCGCAAGCCGCCGCCGATCGCCTCGGTACGCCGCGTCTCGTCGCGCATCAGGTCTATTATTCGCTGATCGGCCGCGCCTATGAAGCGGACCTGATGCCGCTCGCCGCCGATCAGGGCGTCGGAGCGCTGGTGTGGAGCCCGCTCGGCTGGGGCCGCCTCACCGGCAAGATCGGGCGCGACCGTCCGGCCCCGGCGGGCAGCCGCCTCCATGAAACCGAACAGTTCGCGCCGCCCGTTGCCGACGAATTGCTCTACCGCGTGATCGACGCACTCGAAGCCGTCGCGGCCGGAACCGGCAAGACGGTGCCGCAGGTCGCGATCAACTGGCTGCTCCGGCGCCCCACCGTGTCGTCGGTAATCATCGGCGCGCGCAACGAGGAGCAGCTACGGCAGAATCTCGGCGCGATCGGCTGGGCCCTGACCGCCGAGCAAGTGGCCGCGCTCGATGCCGCGAGCGACGTCCTGCCGCCCTATCCGCACACGCCGTACCGGCAGCAGGCGGGGTTCGCTCGTCTGAACCCGCCGCTCGTCTGA
- a CDS encoding MOSC domain-containing protein — protein MKTDILAVLLGKVRPFRGDDEPSAIGKLPVAHPVAVGPMGLAGDEQADRTVHGGVDKAIHHYPADHYDWWREYLGDAPLLDAPGAFGENISTSGLDEQNIFLGDRFRLGTALVEVTQARQPCWKLNHRFGAKGVMAGVVKSRRTGWYYRVLEPGEVRAGDTLDLVERPYPEWPLASLFGLLIGGEAKDRPAELRALRDVPVLAESWKVRRAKLAEQFGAD, from the coding sequence ATGAAAACCGACATCCTCGCTGTCCTCCTTGGCAAGGTCCGTCCCTTCCGCGGTGACGACGAACCGAGCGCCATCGGCAAGCTGCCGGTGGCGCATCCGGTCGCCGTCGGTCCGATGGGCCTGGCGGGCGACGAGCAGGCCGACCGGACGGTGCATGGCGGCGTCGACAAGGCGATCCACCATTACCCCGCCGATCATTATGACTGGTGGCGCGAATATCTCGGCGATGCCCCGTTGCTCGATGCGCCCGGCGCGTTCGGCGAGAATATCTCCACATCCGGCCTCGACGAGCAGAATATCTTTCTCGGCGACCGCTTCCGCCTCGGCACCGCGCTCGTCGAAGTGACGCAGGCGCGCCAGCCATGCTGGAAGCTCAACCATCGCTTCGGGGCGAAGGGGGTGATGGCGGGCGTGGTCAAATCGCGGCGGACGGGCTGGTATTATCGCGTGCTCGAACCGGGCGAGGTGCGGGCGGGCGACACGCTCGACCTCGTCGAACGGCCCTATCCCGAATGGCCGCTCGCGTCGCTGTTCGGGCTCCTGATCGGCGGCGAAGCGAAGGATCGTCCCGCCGAGCTTCGCGCGCTCCGCGATGTTCCCGTGCTCGCCGAAAGCTGGAAGGTCCGCCGCGCCAAACTCGCCGAACAGTTCGGCGCGGATTAG
- the purS gene encoding phosphoribosylformylglycinamidine synthase subunit PurS translates to MKVNVYVTLKPGVLDPQGKAIHHALEGLGFGGVADVRAGRFIELDVADGTSDADLDAMCAKLLANTVIENYRIERP, encoded by the coding sequence ATGAAAGTGAATGTCTATGTGACGCTCAAGCCGGGGGTGCTCGACCCGCAGGGCAAGGCGATCCATCATGCGCTCGAGGGTCTCGGTTTCGGGGGCGTCGCCGACGTTCGCGCGGGCCGCTTCATCGAACTCGACGTTGCCGACGGCACCAGCGATGCCGATCTCGACGCCATGTGCGCCAAGCTGCTCGCCAACACGGTGATCGAAAACTACCGCATCGAACGTCCGTAA
- the glpD gene encoding glycerol-3-phosphate dehydrogenase, with amino-acid sequence MSESPAPYDVIVVGGGVNGAGVARDAAGRGARVLLIEANDLAEGTSSKSTKLIHGGLRYLEHYEFGLVREALKEREVLWRIAPHIIWPLRFVLPHRDGLRPRWLLRLGLFLYDHIGGRKKLPATRSVDLRHHAAGGPLQPQYVHGFEYSDGWVDDARLVALNARDAADHGARVRTRTRAEMLRCEDGLWIVDAVDDQGHQYRFTGRSIVNAAGPAVLDLLKRADAEPDHQMRLVRGSHIVVRKLFEHEYAYFFQLPDGRIFFAIPYERDFTLIGTTDQDHEGPASEAKASAEEIAYLCEGASLYFRTPITPADVIWTYSGVRPLVEDGSGRPEAATRGYRIDLDLAEGAPLLTIYGGKITSYRHVAEAAVDDLVDHVPALSAKHWTAKAPLPGGDFATDGAAALKAEYKLAHPFLSAATVDRIVKAYGTDAREWLGKAENWDALGGEIAHGLSAAEVQWMADREWARTTDDILWRRSKLGLHFTAEEVARLAAWLHARRPAAQPAPA; translated from the coding sequence ATGTCGGAAAGCCCCGCACCCTATGATGTCATCGTCGTCGGCGGCGGCGTCAACGGCGCAGGCGTCGCACGCGACGCGGCGGGGCGCGGCGCGCGCGTCCTGTTGATCGAAGCGAACGACTTGGCCGAAGGCACGTCGTCAAAATCGACCAAGCTGATCCACGGCGGGCTGCGCTATCTCGAACATTATGAATTCGGGCTCGTCCGCGAAGCGCTGAAGGAACGCGAGGTGCTGTGGCGCATTGCGCCACACATCATCTGGCCGTTGCGCTTTGTTCTTCCCCATCGCGACGGGCTTCGCCCGCGCTGGCTGCTGCGGCTCGGCCTGTTTCTCTACGACCATATCGGCGGGCGGAAAAAGCTGCCCGCGACGCGTTCGGTCGATCTGCGCCACCATGCCGCGGGCGGACCGCTACAGCCGCAATATGTCCACGGATTCGAATATTCGGACGGCTGGGTCGATGACGCGCGGCTGGTCGCGCTCAACGCGCGCGATGCCGCAGATCATGGCGCAAGGGTCCGCACCCGCACCCGCGCCGAAATGCTGCGCTGCGAGGATGGCCTGTGGATCGTCGATGCAGTGGACGACCAGGGACACCAATATCGCTTTACCGGGCGCAGCATCGTCAATGCCGCGGGGCCGGCGGTGCTCGACCTGCTGAAGCGCGCCGATGCCGAACCCGACCACCAGATGCGGCTGGTGCGCGGGTCGCATATCGTCGTGCGAAAGCTGTTCGAGCACGAATACGCCTATTTCTTCCAATTGCCCGACGGGCGCATCTTCTTCGCCATTCCCTATGAGCGCGATTTCACGCTGATCGGCACGACCGACCAGGATCATGAAGGCCCGGCGAGCGAGGCGAAGGCGAGCGCGGAGGAAATCGCTTATCTGTGCGAGGGGGCGAGCCTTTATTTCCGCACCCCCATCACCCCCGCCGATGTCATCTGGACCTATTCGGGGGTGCGGCCGTTGGTCGAGGACGGATCGGGCCGCCCCGAAGCCGCGACGCGCGGATACCGCATCGACCTCGACCTGGCCGAAGGCGCGCCCTTGCTCACCATCTATGGCGGCAAGATCACCAGCTATCGCCATGTCGCAGAAGCGGCGGTCGATGACCTGGTCGATCATGTCCCGGCGCTCTCGGCAAAGCACTGGACCGCGAAGGCGCCGCTACCCGGCGGCGATTTCGCGACCGACGGTGCCGCGGCGTTGAAGGCCGAATATAAGCTCGCTCACCCCTTCCTGTCCGCCGCGACGGTCGATCGCATCGTCAAGGCCTATGGCACCGATGCGCGCGAGTGGCTTGGCAAGGCAGAGAATTGGGACGCGCTGGGCGGCGAAATTGCGCATGGGCTGAGCGCCGCCGAAGTGCAGTGGATGGCTGACCGGGAATGGGCGCGCACCACCGACGATATTTTGTGGCGGCGGAGCAAGCTGGGGCTGCACTTTACCGCCGAGGAGGTGGCGCGGCTCGCCGCCTGGCTTCACGCAAGGCGCCCCGCCGCCCAGCCCGCACCCGCCTGA
- the purQ gene encoding phosphoribosylformylglycinamidine synthase subunit PurQ gives MKTAVIVFPGSNCDRDMAVALEQVTGRAPAMVWHRETELPEGIDFIALPGGFSYGDYLRSGAMAARSPILRAVSDAAGRGVPVLGVCNGFQVLTEAQLLPGALMRNAGLNFVCRTVPLKVENSQSLFTASYDAGETINVPVAHHDGNYFADAETLDRIEGEGRVAFRYADSVNGSARDIAGVLNDAGNVLGMMPHPERAIDRAHGGTDGLRLFEAALGVLA, from the coding sequence ATGAAGACCGCAGTCATCGTCTTTCCGGGCTCCAATTGCGACCGCGACATGGCTGTCGCGCTCGAACAGGTTACCGGCCGCGCACCAGCGATGGTGTGGCACCGTGAGACCGAACTGCCCGAAGGCATCGACTTCATCGCGCTCCCCGGCGGCTTCTCCTACGGCGATTACCTCCGCTCGGGCGCGATGGCGGCGCGGTCGCCGATCCTGCGCGCGGTTTCGGACGCCGCGGGCCGCGGCGTTCCCGTGCTTGGCGTGTGCAATGGCTTCCAGGTGCTGACCGAGGCGCAGTTGCTTCCGGGCGCCTTGATGCGCAACGCCGGGCTCAACTTCGTGTGCCGCACCGTGCCGCTGAAGGTCGAGAACAGCCAGTCGCTGTTCACCGCGAGCTATGATGCGGGCGAGACGATCAACGTCCCCGTCGCGCATCACGACGGCAATTATTTCGCCGACGCCGAAACGCTCGACCGGATCGAGGGCGAGGGGCGCGTCGCGTTCCGCTATGCCGACAGCGTCAACGGGTCGGCGCGCGACATCGCGGGTGTGCTGAATGATGCGGGCAATGTGCTTGGCATGATGCCGCACCCCGAACGCGCGATCGATCGCGCGCATGGCGGCACCGACGGGCTACGCCTGTTCGAGGCGGCGCTCGGCGTCCTCGCCTGA
- a CDS encoding (2Fe-2S)-binding protein, with protein sequence MVVCVCNAIRESQLRDVARDGQLRCAKAAYAQLGRKPKCGQCLPFARNIISDVAATA encoded by the coding sequence ATGGTCGTCTGTGTCTGCAACGCAATAAGAGAGAGCCAACTGCGCGATGTCGCGCGCGACGGCCAATTGCGGTGCGCCAAGGCCGCCTATGCGCAACTGGGTCGCAAACCCAAGTGCGGACAGTGCCTGCCTTTCGCTCGCAATATCATCAGCGACGTCGCCGCGACCGCCTGA
- a CDS encoding LysR substrate-binding domain-containing protein, with the protein MNAKMENGGDRARSMEVFAATIAEGSFSAAGRCLGLTPSAVSRTIDRIEARLGVRLLLRSTRALTLTAEGEAYLRAARRILADLGDAEQAIADQGAPRGRLRVSAAQAHGRLTIVPLLGEFVRLYPHILVDISLADRLVDLAAGQADVAIRFGPLADSLLTARKLGESRRVIVASPAYLAANGTPRVPEDLHSHNCLNFNFRRAEPTWPFRDGGREYALPVEGNIEANNGETLGQLAAAGVGIARVGAFSIADEIASGALMPILEDYNPGDVEAIHAVFAGGANTPARVRVFVDFLGERLGRGA; encoded by the coding sequence ATGAACGCAAAGATGGAAAATGGCGGCGACCGCGCGCGATCGATGGAGGTTTTCGCCGCGACGATCGCGGAGGGCAGTTTTTCCGCTGCGGGCCGCTGTCTCGGGCTCACCCCATCGGCGGTCAGCCGCACGATCGACCGGATCGAGGCGCGGCTGGGTGTGCGGCTGCTGCTCCGCTCGACGCGCGCGCTGACGTTGACCGCAGAGGGCGAGGCCTATCTGCGCGCCGCGCGGCGCATCCTTGCGGACCTCGGCGACGCCGAACAGGCGATCGCCGACCAGGGCGCGCCGCGCGGGCGGCTGCGCGTCAGCGCGGCGCAGGCGCATGGGCGGCTGACCATCGTGCCCTTGCTGGGCGAGTTCGTGCGCCTTTATCCGCATATCCTTGTCGACATCAGCCTTGCCGACCGGCTGGTCGACCTGGCCGCGGGACAGGCCGATGTCGCGATCCGGTTCGGTCCGCTCGCCGACAGCCTGCTCACCGCGCGCAAGCTGGGCGAGAGCCGCCGCGTGATCGTCGCTTCGCCCGCCTATCTGGCGGCGAATGGCACGCCGCGCGTGCCCGAGGATCTGCACAGCCACAACTGCCTGAACTTCAATTTCCGCCGCGCCGAGCCGACCTGGCCGTTCCGCGACGGGGGACGCGAATATGCGCTGCCGGTCGAGGGCAATATCGAGGCGAACAATGGCGAGACGCTGGGGCAGCTTGCCGCCGCGGGGGTCGGCATCGCGCGCGTCGGCGCGTTCAGCATCGCCGACGAAATCGCGAGCGGCGCACTCATGCCGATTCTGGAGGACTATAATCCGGGCGATGTCGAGGCGATCCACGCGGTATTCGCGGGCGGCGCGAACACCCCGGCGCGGGTGCGGGTGTTCGTCGATTTCCTTGGCGAGCGTTTGGGACGGGGTGCGTGA